A section of the Anabaena cylindrica PCC 7122 genome encodes:
- a CDS encoding TetR/AcrR family transcriptional regulator: MRHKDDKKNQAICDAAIELITANGFADTSMSKIAKTANVSPATIYVYFENKENLLNRIYLLVKQEMSAEMLKGVNQNLSVEKAFKMIWNNYYQYAIKNPVRFAFTEQFANSPMVDRICKDEGLSYFKPLIDLFNRGKEEKVFKDISLEIFTAFTFVPLTGLIKEHFSGALILDEKMLETIYKIGWDAITN; the protein is encoded by the coding sequence ATGAGGCACAAAGACGATAAAAAAAATCAAGCCATCTGTGATGCGGCAATCGAACTGATTACTGCCAACGGTTTTGCCGACACTTCGATGTCAAAAATTGCCAAAACCGCGAATGTTTCGCCAGCGACAATATATGTCTATTTTGAAAACAAAGAAAACCTTCTCAATAGAATATATTTGTTGGTGAAGCAGGAAATGAGTGCAGAAATGTTGAAAGGTGTCAACCAAAACCTATCGGTGGAGAAAGCCTTTAAAATGATCTGGAATAATTACTATCAATACGCGATTAAAAATCCGGTCAGATTTGCTTTTACGGAGCAGTTTGCTAATTCCCCGATGGTTGATCGCATTTGCAAAGATGAAGGTTTGAGCTATTTTAAGCCACTGATAGATTTGTTCAATCGCGGTAAAGAGGAAAAAGTTTTTAAGGATATTTCTCTGGAAATTTTTACCGCTTTTACCTTTGTGCCTCTAACTGGATTGATAAAAGAGCATTTTAGTGGTGCTTTGATTTTGGACGAAAAAATGTTGGAAACCATCTATAAGATTGGGTGGGATGCAATAACAAATTAA
- a CDS encoding SDR family oxidoreductase, with protein MIVITAASGQLGRLVLQELLKSVPAHELVAAVRNPEKVSDFASLGVQVRQIDYTQPQTLDMAFAGAEKVLLISSSEIGSRVPQHTNVINACKKAGVKLLAYTSLLHADSSPLPLAAEHQQTEAALKESGVPYLILRNGWYTENYTDSIAIALQYGAVIGCAGEGKIASATRADYAVAAATVLLANDQASKVYEFAGDVAYTLSEFAAELSQQSGKQIIYQNISEDQYIYVLKNAGLPEPIAVMLAESETGAAKGGLFDASRTLSQLIGRPSTSLSESMKAALDLNK; from the coding sequence ATGATTGTCATCACTGCGGCATCGGGTCAATTAGGCAGATTAGTATTGCAAGAACTATTAAAATCAGTTCCTGCCCATGAATTAGTCGCTGCGGTTCGGAACCCAGAAAAAGTGTCAGATTTTGCTAGTTTGGGCGTGCAGGTGCGACAGATTGATTATACCCAACCTCAGACCTTGGATATGGCTTTCGCTGGCGCAGAAAAAGTGTTGCTCATCTCCTCCAGTGAAATTGGTAGTCGCGTACCTCAGCACACAAACGTCATCAACGCCTGTAAAAAAGCCGGAGTTAAATTACTGGCTTATACCAGTCTTTTACACGCAGATAGTAGCCCTTTACCTCTAGCAGCAGAACATCAACAGACCGAAGCTGCCCTGAAAGAATCTGGTGTGCCTTATCTAATATTACGCAACGGTTGGTATACCGAAAATTATACGGATAGTATTGCGATCGCTTTACAATATGGTGCAGTCATCGGCTGTGCTGGAGAAGGCAAAATAGCCTCCGCAACTCGCGCTGATTATGCCGTAGCCGCAGCCACTGTTTTATTAGCCAATGATCAAGCAAGTAAAGTCTACGAATTCGCTGGTGATGTAGCGTATACCTTGAGCGAATTTGCCGCCGAACTCAGTCAGCAGTCTGGCAAGCAAATCATTTATCAGAATATCTCTGAAGATCAGTATATTTATGTCTTAAAAAATGCGGGTTTACCTGAGCCTATTGCTGTAATGTTAGCAGAATCTGAGACAGGAGCGGCAAAAGGAGGATTATTTGATGCCAGCCGAACCCTAAGCCAGTTGATAGGCCGTCCTAGTACATCTCTGAGTGAATCAATGAAAGCAGCCCTTGATCTGAATAAATAA
- a CDS encoding NAD(P)/FAD-dependent oxidoreductase, producing the protein MTEPTTRICILGGGFGGLYTALRLSQLPWESTPKPEIILVDQSDRFLFSPFLYELLTGELQTWEIAPPYQELLQNTGVRFHQATVSEIDIDKQRIQLQDSPGISYDRLVLALGGETPLDLVPGAATHAYPFRTITDAYRLEEHLRVLKELDTDKIRVAIVGAGYSGVELACKLADRIGEKGRFRLIEISDQILRTSPEFNREAAKKALDARSVFIDLETKVVSIGEKTISLEYKNQVDEIPVDLVIWTVGTRVAPVVKTLHLKQNQRGQITTTPTLQVLEHPEIFALGDLADCIDAEGKQVPATAQVAFQQADYTAWNIWASLTNRPLLPFRYQQLGEMMALGIDNATLTGLGIKLDGSLAYVARRLAYLYRLPTLDHQLKVGFNWLVRPIIETLSQ; encoded by the coding sequence ATGACTGAACCAACTACAAGAATTTGTATACTAGGTGGTGGCTTTGGTGGACTGTACACCGCCCTCCGTTTAAGCCAGTTACCGTGGGAATCTACACCCAAACCTGAGATTATCTTAGTCGATCAGAGCGATCGCTTTCTCTTCTCTCCCTTCCTTTACGAACTCCTCACCGGCGAACTACAAACCTGGGAAATTGCCCCACCATACCAAGAACTACTACAAAACACAGGTGTACGTTTTCACCAAGCAACTGTTTCCGAAATTGACATCGACAAACAAAGGATACAGTTACAAGATAGCCCAGGAATTTCCTATGACCGCTTAGTCCTAGCATTAGGTGGCGAAACCCCCCTAGATCTAGTTCCAGGTGCAGCAACCCACGCTTACCCCTTCCGTACCATCACAGATGCTTATCGCCTAGAAGAACACCTCAGAGTTTTAAAAGAATTAGATACCGACAAAATTCGTGTCGCCATAGTCGGTGCAGGTTACAGTGGCGTAGAATTAGCTTGTAAACTTGCAGATAGAATTGGCGAAAAAGGACGTTTTCGCCTCATTGAAATCAGCGATCAAATTTTGCGAACTTCACCAGAATTTAACCGCGAAGCCGCAAAAAAAGCTCTAGATGCCAGAAGCGTCTTTATAGATTTAGAAACCAAAGTAGTATCAATTGGAGAAAAAACCATCTCCCTAGAATATAAAAATCAAGTAGACGAAATTCCTGTAGATTTGGTAATTTGGACAGTAGGTACAAGAGTAGCCCCAGTGGTAAAAACCCTGCACCTCAAGCAAAACCAGCGTGGACAAATCACCACCACCCCAACCCTACAAGTTCTAGAACATCCAGAAATTTTCGCCTTAGGAGATTTAGCAGACTGTATTGATGCCGAAGGAAAGCAAGTACCGGCTACAGCACAAGTCGCCTTTCAACAAGCTGATTATACCGCTTGGAATATCTGGGCATCTTTAACAAATCGCCCTTTACTTCCCTTCCGCTATCAACAGTTAGGAGAAATGATGGCATTAGGAATAGACAACGCCACCCTCACCGGTTTAGGCATCAAACTAGATGGTTCTCTCGCATACGTAGCCCGTCGTCTAGCTTATCTATATCGTTTACCAACTTTAGATCATCAACTCAAAGTCGGCTTCAACTGGCTAGTACGTCCAATTATCGAAACCCTTTCTCAGTAA
- a CDS encoding ChaB family protein: MPYSKIDELPQDIQSRLPEHAQQIFVAAFNASQSNGMSEDGALEVAWNSVNNEYEPDREGNWHRKPEDPAIHHKAVMSGGN; the protein is encoded by the coding sequence ATGCCTTATAGCAAAATAGATGAATTACCTCAAGACATTCAATCACGACTACCAGAACACGCACAACAGATTTTTGTAGCTGCTTTCAATGCTTCTCAAAGTAATGGCATGAGTGAAGACGGTGCTTTAGAAGTAGCTTGGAATAGTGTTAATAATGAATATGAACCAGACAGAGAGGGTAACTGGCATAGAAAACCAGAAGACCCCGCTATACATCATAAAGCTGTTATGTCTGGTGGTAATTAG
- a CDS encoding diguanylate cyclase, which produces MRLFTSEVKFDKLLRDVVAGYGGEEFVIVLPNTSAQGAVQIVERIRTEVKALKITHTKFADSDYITLSMGVACIIPDQISSPAAIIAEADQALYQAKMEGCDRLRTIRN; this is translated from the coding sequence ATTCGTTTATTTACAAGTGAAGTTAAATTTGACAAACTCCTTCGGGACGTAGTCGCTGGTTATGGCGGTGAAGAATTTGTAATTGTACTACCAAACACCTCTGCACAAGGGGCTGTGCAAATAGTAGAACGCATTCGCACCGAAGTAAAAGCATTAAAAATTACCCACACAAAGTTTGCTGACAGCGATTACATCACTCTCAGCATGGGCGTTGCCTGTATCATTCCTGATCAGATATCTTCCCCTGCGGCTATAATTGCAGAAGCAGATCAGGCACTTTATCAAGCTAAAATGGAAGGATGCGATCGCTTACGAACCATTCGTAATTAG
- a CDS encoding HAD-IA family hydrolase, which yields MKKPKVIFLDAVGTLFGVKGSVGIIYSQIAQDFGVVVSPETLNKQFFKSFKASPPPIFLDTDIKDIPQREFDWWRVIALNTFEGAGVLQEFTDFSAFFSELYIHFGTAEPWFVYPDVPLALVNWRRLGVELGVLSNFDSRLYSVLQSLGLKDYFQSITISTQVRTAKPDPQIFDIALQNHDCSPEEAWHIGDSIIDDYHGARSAGMRGIWINRQ from the coding sequence ATGAAAAAACCGAAAGTTATTTTTTTAGATGCTGTAGGTACACTCTTTGGTGTCAAAGGCAGTGTAGGCATAATTTATAGTCAAATAGCCCAAGACTTTGGCGTTGTGGTTTCCCCCGAAACCTTGAATAAACAATTTTTTAAAAGCTTCAAAGCCTCACCACCACCCATATTTCTCGATACAGATATTAAAGATATTCCCCAACGAGAATTTGATTGGTGGCGGGTAATTGCCCTCAATACCTTTGAAGGCGCAGGTGTTCTCCAAGAATTTACCGATTTTTCAGCTTTTTTTAGCGAACTCTATATCCACTTTGGTACTGCTGAACCTTGGTTTGTTTATCCAGATGTGCCTCTAGCTTTGGTAAATTGGCGACGGTTAGGAGTTGAATTGGGTGTGTTGTCTAATTTCGATTCCCGTCTGTACTCTGTATTGCAAAGCTTGGGACTAAAAGACTATTTCCAATCTATTACCATTTCCACCCAAGTCCGTACAGCTAAACCAGACCCGCAAATTTTTGATATCGCCTTGCAAAATCATGACTGTTCACCAGAGGAGGCATGGCACATTGGCGATAGTATTATAGACGACTATCATGGTGCTAGAAGCGCTGGTATGAGGGGTATTTGGATTAACCGCCAGTAG
- a CDS encoding winged helix-turn-helix transcriptional regulator — MSNSNNDLNTLTQRFERGDLFAQPCPSREILKHVCSRWGVLILIALRQGTHRFSELRRKIGGVSEKMLAQSLQSLTEDGFVLRVSHNVVPPFVEYSLTPTGEEVAHHVAALADWIELNTLRVLDARK; from the coding sequence ATGAGTAATAGCAATAATGATTTAAATACTTTGACACAACGCTTTGAAAGGGGGGATCTTTTCGCCCAGCCATGTCCTTCACGAGAAATTTTGAAACACGTTTGCAGTAGATGGGGCGTACTGATTCTGATTGCGCTACGCCAAGGAACCCACAGATTTAGCGAATTGAGACGAAAAATAGGGGGAGTCAGTGAGAAAATGCTGGCTCAAAGTCTACAATCACTGACAGAAGATGGTTTTGTGTTGCGTGTATCCCACAATGTGGTTCCACCTTTTGTTGAGTACAGCCTGACTCCGACAGGAGAAGAAGTTGCTCATCACGTCGCCGCTTTAGCAGACTGGATTGAACTCAATACACTACGGGTGTTGGATGCAAGAAAGTAG
- a CDS encoding NACHT domain-containing protein, whose protein sequence is MKKHLSQIWHQFQQSFSVEKNLNTTIETGQAVIEATAGIQKQGVSLETLKSVLQNSSSLLDVFCLPLAQIIDSEFSFLSLGIALLKFYGDISPGNLTLEDCVSIISQAAYLESTKEILSLYPAITEDTNADNLPEVSKKLINIHRLELDDQSATDTIFCFHESQLATAFNQILSARLIAPDVTKYLANLLTKRIAANTQRYMIQAFINLGAVIENIIHIDLIYWQQAQANIHSIDEYLDKYITSPALETVFQQGYSIQDIYIPLQAKSQNLNSDILDLETWTKGMLLNPNKLSQLILIQGQTGRGKSTFARIFANWVKTHLYPLWTPILIDLKNLNTISMELEDTLKSALPFNFSQADNWLQNTNYRFFFILDGLDELNSDIVTQLNLSQFMQQLGTFQQKCKSNALMGHRVLITSHNNALKTISNLPENLEQVEIIALNETLQEKWLQKWAALPVNQGKNTDFQQFLQPKKLPSSLQILAHEPLLLHLLAAMYRDSQLTVDQLERAKQKTAKTFIYHKAINWLITPYLHHNDLNSQKVIAFKAILTAAANCVVQSGGNFTSMLMLETYLQEDQKTQDIIAQQDSQFLKTSLVACGVFANDSRFEFFHGSFRDFLFAERFKEILIAWTQKIEDTQEPVVSETDMNWQIYDLLGFGKITSEIIEFLVQLLIEVPNFDWVMLFQRLENFYNNWCQKQFINDSENNLPQIKLQQLQKYGIHHLDQTQVDVYTGLNLMIFLLELHRYAQGHDVLKENIIFYPSGQPQSDVDTTQLRDIINYSNCLSGENFNQIVGSFLSGTNLRGADLSEVDFGGANLSHADLSRANLNCANFSRTNCSGAYMISANFSEALFNHANLHEANFIRANLTGADLSSADLNYADLSLADLSGANLSGANLEDANFSGAKLSNGLLGDICWDEKTSWKNVEGLEIAKNLPVELKQQLKIF, encoded by the coding sequence ATGAAAAAACACTTATCACAAATTTGGCATCAGTTTCAGCAATCTTTTTCTGTAGAAAAAAATCTCAATACAACAATAGAAACTGGTCAAGCAGTTATAGAAGCAACAGCAGGGATTCAAAAGCAAGGTGTTAGTTTAGAAACTTTAAAATCTGTACTGCAAAATTCATCTTCATTATTAGATGTTTTTTGTTTACCTTTAGCACAAATTATAGATTCGGAATTTTCTTTCCTGTCTTTGGGTATTGCTTTACTGAAGTTTTACGGTGACATATCTCCAGGAAATCTGACTTTAGAAGACTGTGTATCTATAATCAGTCAAGCAGCTTATTTAGAAAGTACCAAAGAAATTTTATCTTTATATCCGGCAATAACTGAGGATACTAATGCTGATAATTTGCCAGAAGTTAGCAAAAAACTTATAAATATTCATCGTCTTGAATTAGATGATCAAAGTGCTACAGATACAATTTTCTGTTTTCATGAATCCCAATTAGCAACAGCATTCAATCAAATATTATCAGCACGATTAATAGCACCAGATGTTACCAAATACCTAGCTAATCTTTTGACAAAGAGAATTGCTGCTAATACTCAGCGGTACATGATTCAAGCTTTTATTAATTTAGGTGCTGTAATTGAAAATATAATTCACATAGATTTGATATATTGGCAGCAAGCACAAGCAAATATTCACAGTATTGATGAATACTTGGATAAATATATTACTTCTCCAGCTTTAGAAACAGTTTTTCAACAAGGCTACTCTATTCAAGATATTTATATTCCTCTCCAGGCTAAATCTCAAAATCTAAATTCTGACATTTTGGATTTAGAAACATGGACTAAAGGAATGCTTCTCAATCCTAATAAATTATCGCAATTAATTTTAATTCAAGGACAAACAGGAAGAGGCAAAAGCACATTTGCTCGAATATTTGCCAATTGGGTAAAAACACATCTTTATCCTCTTTGGACACCAATCTTGATTGATTTAAAAAATCTTAATACCATTTCCATGGAATTAGAGGATACCTTGAAATCAGCTTTGCCATTTAATTTTAGTCAAGCTGATAATTGGTTACAAAATACAAATTATCGCTTTTTCTTTATTCTAGATGGCTTAGATGAATTAAATTCTGATATAGTCACTCAACTAAATTTATCACAATTCATGCAACAACTTGGCACATTTCAGCAGAAATGTAAAAGTAATGCTTTAATGGGTCATCGGGTGTTAATCACTAGTCATAACAATGCTTTAAAAACTATTTCTAATCTACCGGAAAATTTAGAGCAGGTAGAAATAATTGCTCTGAATGAAACCCTACAAGAAAAATGGTTACAAAAATGGGCAGCATTACCAGTAAATCAAGGTAAAAATACAGATTTTCAGCAATTTTTACAACCCAAAAAACTCCCATCTTCATTACAAATATTAGCCCATGAACCGCTTTTACTGCATTTATTAGCAGCGATGTATAGAGATAGTCAGTTAACTGTTGATCAATTAGAGCGAGCAAAACAAAAAACAGCTAAAACTTTTATTTATCATAAAGCTATTAATTGGTTGATTACTCCATATTTACATCATAATGACTTAAATTCACAAAAAGTAATAGCTTTTAAAGCTATTCTCACAGCAGCGGCAAATTGTGTTGTGCAGTCGGGAGGTAATTTTACCTCAATGTTAATGTTAGAAACATATTTACAAGAGGATCAAAAAACTCAAGATATAATTGCACAACAGGATAGTCAATTCCTAAAAACAAGTTTAGTTGCTTGTGGTGTTTTTGCAAATGATAGTCGGTTTGAATTTTTTCATGGAAGTTTTAGAGATTTTCTGTTTGCGGAAAGGTTCAAAGAGATACTGATAGCTTGGACTCAGAAAATAGAAGATACTCAAGAACCAGTTGTTAGTGAGACCGATATGAATTGGCAAATTTATGATTTGCTGGGTTTTGGTAAAATCACAAGTGAAATTATTGAATTTTTGGTGCAATTGCTGATAGAAGTTCCCAATTTTGATTGGGTGATGCTGTTTCAACGTTTAGAGAATTTTTACAATAACTGGTGTCAAAAACAATTCATCAATGATTCAGAAAATAACTTACCTCAAATCAAACTACAACAATTACAAAAGTATGGAATTCATCACTTAGACCAAACTCAGGTAGATGTCTATACTGGTTTGAATTTGATGATTTTTTTGTTGGAGTTACACCGCTATGCTCAAGGGCATGATGTACTCAAGGAAAATATTATCTTTTATCCATCTGGTCAACCGCAGAGTGATGTTGATACTACCCAATTACGGGATATTATTAACTACAGTAATTGCTTGTCAGGAGAGAATTTTAATCAAATAGTTGGGTCATTTCTGAGTGGTACTAATTTGAGGGGTGCTGACCTTTCTGAGGTTGATTTCGGTGGTGCTAATCTTTCTCATGCAGACCTCAGTCGTGCTAACCTCAATTGTGCTAATTTTAGCCGGACTAACTGTAGTGGTGCATACATGATTAGTGCTAATTTCAGCGAAGCATTGTTTAACCATGCAAATTTGCATGAAGCAAACTTTATTCGTGCTAATTTAACTGGTGCTGACTTGAGTAGTGCTGACCTCAATTACGCAGACTTGAGCCTTGCAGATCTGAGTGGTGCTAATCTCAGCGGTGCTAATCTAGAAGATGCTAATTTCAGTGGTGCTAAGTTGAGCAATGGCTTATTAGGTGATATTTGTTGGGATGAAAAGACAAGTTGGAAAAATGTGGAAGGTTTAGAAATAGCGAAAAATCTGCCAGTAGAGTTAAAGCAGCAATTGAAGATATTTTAG
- a CDS encoding GNAT family N-acetyltransferase: MLIIKDEIKLRPMEDQKQDYLLMEKWRSDEEVLKFYGGRDDFYDFKKVVQTYKPRILGKEPLFPCIFSYQNIEIGYLQYYALNQLPLHIKEMYSLEKTEDVYGIDLFIGETQYWNQGIGTKVLSAVINYIFTELQAVKIVIDANINNLRAIRCYEKCGFVKIKLLPYHELYEGKYQDCWLMAIDCNKSLH, from the coding sequence ATGCTAATTATCAAAGACGAAATTAAACTTCGTCCCATGGAAGATCAGAAACAAGACTATTTGTTAATGGAAAAATGGCGTTCCGATGAGGAAGTATTGAAATTTTATGGTGGGAGAGATGATTTTTATGATTTCAAAAAAGTTGTACAAACATATAAACCTAGAATTTTGGGAAAAGAACCTTTATTTCCCTGTATTTTTTCTTATCAAAATATAGAAATTGGTTATTTACAATATTATGCTCTCAATCAATTACCATTACATATTAAAGAAATGTATTCTCTAGAAAAAACAGAAGATGTGTATGGAATTGATTTATTTATTGGTGAAACTCAATATTGGAATCAGGGAATTGGGACAAAAGTGCTTTCAGCCGTGATAAATTATATTTTTACTGAACTGCAAGCTGTAAAAATTGTTATTGATGCCAATATCAATAATCTCCGTGCTATTCGCTGCTATGAAAAATGTGGATTTGTGAAAATTAAGCTGTTACCATATCATGAACTTTATGAGGGCAAATATCAGGATTGCTGGCTGATGGCAATAGACTGCAATAAATCATTACACTAA
- a CDS encoding SDR family NAD(P)-dependent oxidoreductase: MKTEQWNAENIPSQKGRVAIVTGSSSGIGYETARVLANKQASVIIAVRNLDKGNKALAKIIQQNKDADVKVMELDLANLASVKNFAENFQKNYWHLDLLINNAGVMIPPYSKTTDGFELQFGTNHLGHFALTGQLLELLISTEGSRIVNVSSGAHSMGKIDFDDLNWEQRSYAKWKAYGDSKLANLYFTYELDRKLKDKGIDTLVTASHPGWTATELQRTAGGIVQYLNGILAQDITMGALPTLRATTEAGLKGAEYFGPNGFMEMRGYPIKVESNELSKDQAIAKILWEVSEKLTDVKFEFNKKVQSAGK; this comes from the coding sequence ATGAAAACTGAACAATGGAACGCAGAAAATATTCCGAGCCAAAAAGGAAGAGTAGCAATTGTCACTGGTTCGAGCAGCGGTATCGGTTATGAAACAGCGAGGGTCTTAGCTAATAAACAAGCGTCTGTAATTATTGCGGTTCGCAATTTGGACAAAGGCAACAAAGCACTAGCAAAAATTATTCAACAGAATAAAGATGCCGACGTAAAGGTGATGGAACTTGATTTGGCGAATTTAGCATCAGTTAAAAATTTCGCTGAAAACTTTCAGAAAAATTATTGGCATCTGGATTTACTGATTAATAATGCGGGTGTGATGATTCCCCCGTATTCAAAAACGACGGACGGTTTTGAATTGCAGTTCGGCACTAATCATCTCGGACATTTTGCTTTAACGGGACAGCTTCTAGAACTTTTGATTAGCACCGAAGGCTCACGAATCGTTAATGTTTCGAGTGGCGCACATAGTATGGGCAAGATAGATTTCGATGATTTGAATTGGGAGCAGAGAAGTTATGCTAAATGGAAAGCCTACGGCGACAGCAAACTTGCCAATCTCTATTTTACCTACGAACTCGACCGAAAACTCAAAGATAAAGGTATTGACACACTTGTAACCGCCTCGCATCCGGGCTGGACAGCAACCGAATTGCAAAGAACTGCGGGTGGCATTGTGCAATATCTTAACGGTATCCTTGCTCAAGACATCACGATGGGCGCATTACCAACTTTGCGGGCGACAACCGAAGCAGGCTTAAAAGGCGCGGAATATTTCGGTCCCAATGGGTTTATGGAAATGCGCGGCTACCCAATAAAAGTCGAATCAAACGAGTTATCCAAAGACCAAGCGATCGCTAAAATACTATGGGAAGTATCGGAAAAACTAACCGATGTGAAATTTGAATTTAATAAAAAGGTGCAAAGCGCGGGCAAATAA